In Deferribacteraceae bacterium V6Fe1, one genomic interval encodes:
- the panB gene encoding 3-methyl-2-oxobutanoate hydroxymethyltransferase, translating into MSKHVEIKKITVNHIKRMKNNEKIACLTAYDYSSAKLLDESGIDLILVGDSLGMVMNGYESTIPVTVDEIIYHTKSVKRAISRAFLVADMPFGSYQVSDEQAINNAVRVIKESGAEAIKLEGGKEIAPLVKKLVSMGINVMGHIGLMPQQVLAQGGYKIQGRDNDEKLLEDAIAIEEAGAFSIVLEGVIADVSKKITENIKIPTIGIGAGVNCDGQILVFQDIFGIFDDFTPKFVKQYASVGNVIREATKNYMSEVKGSIFPEEKHSFLR; encoded by the coding sequence TTGAGTAAACATGTTGAAATAAAAAAAATAACTGTTAACCATATTAAGAGGATGAAGAATAATGAGAAGATAGCATGCCTTACGGCATATGACTATTCTTCTGCAAAACTTCTCGACGAAAGCGGTATTGATTTGATTTTAGTTGGCGATTCGCTTGGTATGGTAATGAACGGATATGAAAGCACCATCCCTGTTACGGTTGATGAGATTATATATCACACTAAATCGGTAAAAAGAGCCATTAGCAGGGCATTTCTTGTGGCGGATATGCCTTTTGGTAGTTATCAGGTTTCCGATGAGCAGGCAATAAACAATGCCGTAAGGGTAATTAAAGAAAGTGGAGCGGAAGCTATAAAGCTTGAAGGTGGGAAAGAGATTGCTCCGTTAGTGAAAAAGCTCGTTAGTATGGGAATAAATGTAATGGGACATATTGGGCTTATGCCTCAGCAGGTTTTAGCTCAAGGTGGGTATAAGATTCAAGGCAGGGATAATGATGAAAAACTTTTGGAAGACGCAATTGCCATTGAAGAGGCAGGAGCTTTTTCTATTGTCCTTGAAGGTGTTATTGCGGATGTGAGTAAAAAAATAACTGAAAACATAAAGATTCCGACAATCGGTATCGGAGCCGGTGTCAATTGTGACGGTCAGATTTTGGTCTTTCAGGATATATTTGGAATTTTCGATGATTTCACACCGAAATTTGTAAAACAGTATGCAAGTGTTGGTAATGTTATAAGAGAGGCTACAAAGAACTATATGTCTGAAGTAAAGGGTTCGATTTTTCCTGAAGAAAAGCACTCATTTTTGAGGTAA
- a CDS encoding helix-turn-helix domain-containing protein: MNNFEINIGERVKKLRNERELTLQDVANMTGFSKALISQIENNVVTPPINTLAKIAKVLNVKMTYFFEEEINYKDYYLVPSDKRKFVFREGAKHGYLYEELASIKNNDLFETFIVSIKPSSGEKKLFSHEGYEFMFLLSGNIRMYLNNNTVELKEGDSIAFNSKIPHYAESLINDDSKVLSVRVKNIQFKS, encoded by the coding sequence ATGAATAATTTTGAGATAAATATTGGTGAGAGAGTAAAAAAGTTGAGGAATGAAAGGGAGTTGACTTTACAGGATGTTGCCAATATGACCGGCTTTTCTAAAGCTTTAATTTCTCAGATTGAAAATAATGTGGTAACTCCTCCGATAAATACCCTTGCCAAAATTGCGAAGGTGCTGAACGTTAAGATGACTTATTTTTTTGAAGAGGAAATAAATTATAAAGATTACTATCTTGTTCCGTCAGATAAAAGGAAATTTGTTTTTAGAGAAGGTGCTAAGCATGGCTATCTTTACGAAGAATTGGCATCTATTAAAAATAATGACCTGTTTGAAACCTTCATCGTTTCTATCAAGCCAAGTTCCGGCGAAAAGAAGTTGTTTAGTCATGAAGGTTATGAGTTTATGTTTTTATTAAGCGGAAATATCAGAATGTATTTGAATAACAATACCGTTGAATTAAAAGAGGGGGACAGTATAGCTTTCAATTCTAAAATCCCTCATTATGCTGAAAGTTTGATTAATGATGATTCAAAGGTTTTGTCTGTCAGGGTTAAGAATATACAGTTTAAAAGCTAA
- a CDS encoding cold-shock protein encodes MLKGTVKWFNDTKGFGFITQENGEDVFVHHTSIQKEGFRTLAEGERVQFEIEKTGKGPAAVNVVSL; translated from the coding sequence ATGCTCAAAGGGACAGTTAAGTGGTTTAACGACACAAAAGGTTTTGGATTTATCACACAGGAAAATGGTGAGGATGTATTTGTTCATCACACTTCAATTCAGAAAGAAGGTTTTAGAACTTTGGCTGAAGGTGAAAGAGTTCAGTTTGAAATTGAAAAAACCGGTAAGGGACCTGCAGCAGTTAATGTTGTAAGTCTTTAA
- a CDS encoding HAMP domain-containing histidine kinase: MRNSQGLKLNLVNFLIVVFLAVLNIFFILYLIYNQFYLLLSSAIIFESIIIGIFALYALNKYKTVKNELSHCIVELENLKQEHEKMLALNKEAMSELETSNAELKALNLQLIKSRKELQEISDYRGKFLVNVSHELRTPLNAIIGFTTIMTADDYDTNSGDFKEMLKVIHESSKRLLNLINNILNIAKLETDITEIKPEPVSFDNIYHSIVSVGKGLLADNNKVIFIYESDDNLPKVIADEKNLLRALTQFIDNAVKYTDKGEILFKATNLLDCVEIIIKDTGAGIPESKLKELTEPFLSQFNEEGKLEKLDTEKLGFSFAVAKYLIEKMGGEFFIDSKENVGTVIKVRLKKA; the protein is encoded by the coding sequence ATGAGAAATAGTCAAGGACTTAAGTTAAATTTAGTAAATTTCCTTATTGTTGTATTTCTGGCAGTTTTAAACATTTTCTTCATACTGTATTTAATTTATAATCAATTCTACTTATTATTATCCAGTGCAATTATTTTTGAGTCTATTATTATTGGAATATTTGCTCTTTACGCACTCAATAAATACAAAACAGTAAAAAATGAATTGAGTCACTGTATTGTTGAGTTGGAAAATTTAAAGCAAGAGCATGAAAAAATGTTAGCTCTTAATAAAGAAGCCATGAGTGAGCTCGAAACATCAAATGCAGAATTAAAAGCCTTAAACTTGCAGCTGATAAAATCAAGAAAAGAGCTGCAGGAAATTTCCGATTACAGAGGAAAATTTTTAGTTAACGTATCTCATGAGTTACGCACCCCACTCAATGCAATTATCGGGTTTACAACCATAATGACTGCCGATGATTATGACACTAATTCAGGTGACTTTAAAGAGATGTTAAAAGTTATACACGAATCAAGCAAAAGACTGCTTAATTTGATAAATAATATCTTAAATATTGCAAAACTTGAAACCGATATAACTGAAATCAAACCGGAGCCGGTATCTTTTGATAACATATACCATTCTATTGTTTCTGTTGGCAAAGGACTTCTTGCTGATAACAATAAAGTGATTTTCATTTATGAATCGGATGATAATTTACCCAAAGTAATTGCAGATGAAAAAAATTTATTGAGAGCACTAACTCAATTTATAGATAATGCGGTAAAATATACGGATAAAGGTGAAATACTTTTTAAGGCAACAAATCTGCTTGATTGTGTTGAAATAATTATAAAAGATACAGGTGCAGGTATCCCTGAATCAAAACTAAAAGAGCTCACAGAGCCATTTTTGTCACAATTTAACGAGGAAGGTAAATTGGAAAAATTAGACACAGAAAAGTTGGGCTTTAGTTTTGCAGTTGCTAAATACCTGATAGAGAAAATGGGCGGAGAATTTTTTATCGACTCTAAAGAAAATGTAGGGACAGTAATTAAAGTAAGATTGAAAAAGGCATAA
- a CDS encoding HAD family hydrolase: MFNLFIFDLDGTILDTIEDIHDSLIETLRYFNLKTFDIETTKSYVGDGFKMLVKRAIGNSSFKDEYEKKFREIYQEKQINKTKPFENIFKVFEYLKSQNKIMVILSNKAFKNTDYLVKHYQLDNYFDNWYGADSFPEKKPSPKPIISILNQYNFSSSEAIIIGDNYTDIEAGKNANIKTCFCEYGYGKLSGVMPDFRAKDIAELINICKQR; the protein is encoded by the coding sequence ATGTTTAACTTGTTTATATTTGACCTTGATGGCACAATTCTTGATACCATTGAAGATATTCATGATTCACTCATAGAAACGTTAAGGTATTTTAATTTAAAAACTTTCGATATTGAAACTACAAAAAGTTATGTAGGTGATGGGTTTAAAATGCTTGTTAAAAGAGCAATAGGAAACAGCTCTTTTAAAGATGAATATGAAAAAAAATTTAGAGAAATTTATCAAGAAAAACAAATTAACAAAACAAAACCTTTTGAAAATATTTTTAAAGTATTTGAATACTTAAAATCCCAAAACAAAATAATGGTAATATTATCAAATAAAGCATTTAAAAATACTGATTATCTTGTCAAACACTACCAATTAGATAATTATTTTGATAACTGGTATGGAGCTGACTCATTTCCTGAGAAAAAACCATCCCCTAAACCTATTATCTCTATATTAAATCAATACAACTTTTCTTCAAGTGAAGCTATTATAATAGGTGATAATTACACTGATATAGAAGCCGGAAAAAATGCTAATATTAAAACTTGTTTTTGCGAATATGGTTATGGTAAGCTAAGCGGTGTAATGCCAGATTTTAGAGCAAA
- a CDS encoding cupin domain-containing protein, whose protein sequence is MSYGAKLKDIRKKLGMTLEDISQKTGFTKSFISQIENGKNSPSISSLKKICYALGTTISELFEDERNIVHKFTESDYKILKNKSLSMAFLATKLVNRKLEPMIVEIDPHSETGSDYYRHTGEEFGYVIKGVLTVVIGNDEYVLKEGESIYFSSNLPHKLKNKTDEKLRAFWVGTPPSF, encoded by the coding sequence ATGAGTTATGGAGCTAAATTAAAAGATATTAGAAAAAAGTTAGGCATGACCCTTGAGGATATTTCTCAAAAAACTGGGTTTACAAAGAGTTTTATTAGTCAGATTGAGAACGGTAAGAACTCCCCGTCTATATCATCACTAAAAAAGATTTGCTACGCTCTTGGTACCACTATAAGTGAACTCTTTGAAGACGAGAGAAATATTGTGCATAAATTTACTGAGAGCGACTATAAGATTTTGAAAAATAAAAGTCTTTCAATGGCCTTTTTGGCAACAAAACTTGTCAATAGAAAGTTAGAGCCAATGATAGTTGAGATAGACCCTCATTCTGAAACCGGTTCAGATTATTACAGGCATACTGGCGAAGAGTTTGGTTACGTTATAAAAGGTGTTTTAACTGTTGTTATCGGAAATGATGAGTATGTGTTAAAAGAGGGGGAATCAATTTATTTTAGTTCAAATTTGCCCCATAAACTTAAAAACAAGACTGACGAAAAATTAAGAGCATTTTGGGTTGGTACGCCACCAAGCTTTTAA
- a CDS encoding gamma carbonic anhydrase family protein yields the protein MENVEKRLKLKPKIGNNAFIAKNAIILGDVTIGDNVSIWYNVVIRGDVNYIKIGKDSNIQDGAIIHVTKDKFPTEIGERVTIAHSVTLHGCKIEDDCLIGIGAIIMDNSVIAKNSLVAAGAVVPPNKNYPENSLIVGNPAKVARELTEKDLEMIRSNADRYLHYKDIYLKLNID from the coding sequence ATGGAAAATGTTGAAAAAAGACTCAAATTAAAACCAAAAATAGGAAACAATGCTTTTATAGCAAAAAACGCTATAATCCTTGGAGATGTCACAATAGGAGATAATGTAAGTATTTGGTATAACGTAGTAATACGAGGGGATGTAAATTATATCAAAATAGGCAAAGACTCAAATATCCAAGATGGAGCCATAATACATGTTACCAAAGACAAATTTCCTACAGAAATAGGTGAAAGGGTCACTATCGCTCACAGTGTAACCTTACACGGATGTAAAATAGAAGATGACTGCCTAATCGGAATTGGTGCCATAATTATGGATAATTCAGTTATTGCAAAAAATTCACTTGTAGCAGCCGGCGCTGTAGTTCCCCCCAATAAAAATTATCCAGAAAACAGTTTAATCGTGGGCAATCCTGCAAAAGTAGCAAGAGAGCTTACAGAAAAGGATTTAGAAATGATTAGGAGCAACGCGGATAGATATTTACACTATAAAGATATCTATCTTAAACTTAACATAGATTAG